The sequence below is a genomic window from Humulus lupulus chromosome 3, drHumLupu1.1, whole genome shotgun sequence.
TTGAATTGGTTTCCCAATTTGACCCACTATCTTGAAGAGTGACCTCTCACCCCAATATTTAAGATCCAGACcacccaattgaacccaaatcgGAACTGAATCAATATCTTCTTTAGAGAAATCATCAACAGGGTTCCAAGGCTTCATTATCAGAGGTTTCCTCCCAAAAAACAAATATCCTCCATCCAAAATTCTATTCCTCATTTCCATAGACAAAAACTGTATTATGAAAATACCTGATGAGAGAATCCCAACTTTGTCTACTTGATCTTTCCATAACCTCCTCACAAAGCCTTCCAGGATTCGAATTGGTGGATTTGCACCAAGCACATAGCAGACTATGGAAGATTGCCAGTAATTCACCTCGTCAGCTATGTCCTCATCATCAATTTTAACTCCTGACGTCCTCCCCTGACTCATAACATCCTTCCCTGCAATACTCTTCTCTTTGGCCCCAGAAGAAGTGACATTAAAAGCATTAGACTGTAAAATCGGAGATGGAACAACCTTACCCATATCAACATCCTGCATGACTTGCTTAGAGGCCGATATCCAGTCTTCCACATTCTTACAGATTCCTTTTCTCGATACTGGAGTAGAATCACCATAAGTTCACACATCTTCTGCTCCTTGTTCCTCCTCTGACATCTCCAATTCTTGAATCCCTAGAATAGCATCCATAGATCGTGTTTTGATGACTCTATCAGAGGATGTAGGACCTGTTTTCTTGGCCTTGCCCTTCAATTTGCCTTTCCCCCTAACCTTTGATCCCCTTGCCATGGCGCCGATGAGAACACCGAGAGAGAAAAAAAGCGCgggaaaaaactttcaaaatccTATAgcagcttaaaaaaaaaaaaccacatggttgaataatagacataattttggacgtaaaagtggatttgcatataacatgcatacgtgggaatattgcgtaattgagacgttttaaaaacgataattctacatttcttacttttatcattttaaaattaatagacttataacatgctttatttttcttaaaatttctaggttgattaaatttctcaaaacattattttattttataaaataatttgatttagctttaaAAAATGTAAACTATgtgacaattttatttattattatcaaattacaaagaaatagcaaaagcttggaattaattaaaatacctatgattaatatgtttctttagaaaaatcaaatttaatattggttaattgtcttacataaatgatgtgagaaaaatatctttttaagtgtgagaaaaatatattttatttaaattatttaagacttagttttatgtaacataaatccatatgtgacaattaaataatcattttttaactttttaaatcaaactttcagccactatttaatttctttaaaaatcacaaataaattgattctaaatatttttctcaataaaaaataaagaaaaatcataacttatcaaaatatgcattcataccatattaaaataccacttttaatattgCCATAATTTAgagtattaattttatttcaaatactcatcaaatttattttattgaaacacttcacatttttttacaaaaattccagcaaccatttttatctttaaaaatcaccatattcaatttaaaacctcatatttttctaaaaatacaataaaaattctgtaagtatttatttgagtaaaatatcattttattgggacttaaaataccttttttaatttcataaaattaacataacatcaaggacattacttatgcatgcaaatcattttttttatcaaacttttacccaattatttacaaaaatcagcaagcttaatttctcatgaaattcatcttttatccaaAAAATTTCACATAAGATCATACATGACCAAAATTTCATCATattcttattatatacataattctaagaatattactaacatattcacatgcaatcttataaaacccattttttttctattccattgaatctacacatgaaatccaacaaaaataacaatggcaataacatacattaattcataaacaccatatttcatacacgcctttataataaccctaacatatttctatcatttctCCTTTTATGCATATCAAGATTCATTGGTACAAAAATCACACacatcttatcatatttctaaaatcatcattatttcaaaacaCACAAGAAAATACATATGATTGAACTTTTTACCCCTAGGCCTAAACATTTAAGATCCACCATAAAACATCACAAAGTTCCCATCTACCTTCACATAAAACCTagtatgcatctatcatcattttgccattttacataaatcaaagatttaaaaataaccatagcaatataaacataaaatataacctcatataaaccctatcaaatccattttctcaatcattcccatgagccctttttaaacaaaaaatattcccttaaaaaaaatacaattcataatcatcaattctacaataatcaaaccattaacatcaccatcaacaacctcaaagataaacccatcaaaatcaatatataggctaagaaaaaccattacctctcttgattgttgagtcaagaacactctagcaagaaaaccttgtcacctatagaggatttccaaacaccatacacccaaagaaagaaaccacaaaatcaaccttagattagagaagaggagaagataCAAATGCACAAATGTGAAACTAGTAGATGGACTCTTACCTAgggttcgaaaccctcttctccttctctttctttccttcttcttcctttcttcttcttctctagctcgcctccctctctctctactctctctaGATGTCACGGCCAAAATGGCCTATTCCCTTCTTAATCCCCTTTTTAAATTCTCATTTCCATAAAGCCACCATCAAGaggaaatggtaagtttcctttaatttcttttatttttcttttattataatagatTGGAGTCAAatggtgatttcccaaaattGATTATCCTTATCCAATCTAGTTTTAGTCTcctaaaaaaaatggaaaaaatatCAACCAAACCCACAATTGCTACACGCCACTTACTTGCcccttttgtattttatttatttattttcctactcaattaaataattaaccaaacaaaaaattaacaaatttaaattcaaaagattataccaaacaattctaacaattaaatcaaacaaatcaaataaaacaaacaacaactaaataaaataaacaacatttaaataaaacaattcatcacacttaacatttaaataaaataaaacacaaaatttaaataatgtaaatTTTTTTTGGGTGCACTACAGCTTCCTACAACCTTAATGGTTTtaatatatcccttggtcaaagaccaaaatgcccctaggtcatttttATTTCCTTAACAACCCCAAGGGCataatcgtcctttcccgcctgtctcgttaattataattaacgctctccaattcatgTTATTCCCAAGATTCTCAattaccaataaatcacatcccattacccttaactcccggtaatgttctaatcatcaaattaccccgagactcaccccgagccccgaaattaaccctgttatgaccaaaccactaactagTATTCAaaaatcgtctcatgccaaatagctcgaacaaatccacattataatgtgacctcatcataaatcaccaacatgcatgaaaatacacaattacgccctcaatggaccaaattaccaaaatgcccttataacaaAATGTGGACACACAttcatgcatttatcatcatataataatgtaattcacataaacatgcatataatcatttaatggcatagaaactcaattatgaccctcccaacctactaatccaaccattgaacctcattagggattttggggcattacagtggaagacatttattcaagtaataaattcttctttctattcatagcctttggctattaacttaactttgaaaagtctgtactttcctctaTTCTCCTATTCATCATGAATATCCTGTTTGAAACTGAAGTTCAaagaactttagttggatgttcaagaatccagatatcatagaattccaaattccatttcttgattcatggtgtttcaaccatttttttctgtaattttttttttcatttcatatactagtatgtgaatgaagtatagttataTTGTGTTATACACAATtgaactatctttacatttgtaatggagtagttactaactaatgcTCCCACTACAACCATGCTATACAAATTTtttgatattctttggttttatcattgttaattatcagtaactcgcttacttgatttgtagtcattatttctagtacatcttaactagaaaatatagtaattataataatcatgcttcattaaagtagcatt
It includes:
- the LOC133825501 gene encoding uncharacterized protein LOC133825501 produces the protein MQDVDMGKVVPSPILQSNAFNVTSSGAKEKSIAGKDVMSQGRTSGVKIDDEDIADEVNYWQSSIVCYVLGANPPIRILEGFVRRLWKDQVDKVGILSSGIFIIQFLSMEMRNRILDGGYLFFGRKPLIMKPWNPVDDFSKEDIDSVPIWVQLGGLDLKYWGERSLFKIVGQIGKPIQVDSITRNRDRLAYPRILIEVTMKQEFPSRISFRNELDQEVDIFVEYEWKPTICTNCSGLGHEAHICRKSKAVRQEWVPKQRVSSPNASKATVDEDGFQTVTKGAKIQESIVNQTTVNNKFCLLEGDPEIDLSQRSKTGREGGGPSARNG